One genomic segment of Alistipes provencensis includes these proteins:
- a CDS encoding YybH family protein — protein MTEYVRNASDDGAVKAEIIALEKQALERWNDGDPDGFIELSADDVVYMDPAFEHKLEGKKALETYYDQVRGKIKIDRYEMLDPVVQVSPGIAVLTYNYEAYRDGCVFRMNCTEVYRLDSSGPWRIIHTHWSFFQPHK, from the coding sequence ATGACTGAATATGTGCGAAATGCTTCGGATGACGGAGCTGTTAAGGCAGAAATCATCGCTTTGGAAAAGCAGGCTTTGGAGCGGTGGAACGACGGGGATCCCGATGGATTTATCGAACTTTCGGCTGACGATGTGGTCTACATGGACCCGGCTTTCGAGCATAAACTCGAAGGTAAAAAGGCGTTGGAGACTTATTATGACCAAGTCAGGGGGAAGATCAAGATAGACCGCTACGAAATGCTGGACCCTGTTGTACAGGTGTCTCCGGGCATTGCGGTCCTGACCTATAATTATGAGGCTTACCGGGACGGATGCGTGTTCCGGATGAACTGCACGGAAGTTTACCGATTGGATTCCTCCGGACCGTGGAGAATCATACACACGCATTGGTCCTTTTTTCAGCCCCACAAATAA
- a CDS encoding DNA-formamidopyrimidine glycosylase family protein, translating to MIEIPESQTVARQIRETLAGRTITDVFNATHPHKFTWYTGDPLEYPNLLTGRKIVGAEGCGAFIDVLLDDDIHLALSDGVILRLYGTGDPIPAKYQLLLTLDDGRFLLLTVAMYGGINAFRGELDNPYYRGARTKCSPLEERFDAGYFSRLRAAAKQNLSAKAFLATEQRIPGLGNGVLQDILFRAGIHPKRKLATLGDADAQCLFATLKSVLREMTDRGGRDTEKDLFGTPGGYAVQLSRNTCAEPCPVCGGPIVKEAYLGGAVYYCPHCQPLK from the coding sequence ATGATCGAAATCCCCGAATCGCAGACCGTAGCGCGGCAAATCCGTGAAACGCTGGCAGGCCGTACCATTACCGATGTGTTCAACGCTACGCATCCCCATAAGTTCACTTGGTATACGGGTGATCCGCTCGAATATCCGAATCTGCTGACCGGACGGAAGATCGTCGGGGCCGAGGGTTGCGGGGCGTTTATCGACGTGCTGTTGGACGATGACATCCATCTGGCCCTTTCGGACGGCGTGATCCTGCGGCTTTACGGGACCGGGGACCCGATTCCTGCGAAATACCAGTTGCTTCTCACCCTCGACGACGGACGCTTTCTGCTCCTGACGGTGGCGATGTACGGAGGGATCAACGCCTTTCGGGGCGAGCTGGACAATCCCTATTACCGGGGCGCCCGGACGAAATGTTCCCCGCTGGAGGAGCGTTTCGACGCCGGGTATTTCAGCCGGCTTCGGGCCGCGGCGAAACAGAACCTCTCGGCAAAGGCGTTTCTGGCCACGGAACAGCGGATTCCGGGGCTCGGGAACGGGGTTTTGCAGGATATCCTCTTTCGGGCGGGGATTCATCCCAAGCGCAAACTCGCCACGCTGGGGGATGCCGATGCGCAATGCCTTTTCGCTACGCTGAAAAGTGTGCTGCGGGAGATGACCGACCGTGGCGGGCGCGACACCGAGAAGGACCTTTTCGGGACCCCGGGCGGATATGCCGTGCAGCTCTCGCGCAACACCTGCGCGGAGCCGTGCCCGGTTTGCGGCGGACCGATCGTGAAGGAGGCCTATCTGGGCGGTGCCGTCTACTATTGTCCGCACTGTCAACCCCTGAAATAA
- a CDS encoding M48 family metallopeptidase yields the protein MKKLMLLCAAVLLSAAFPAESSAQLKIGGKKLNTGKLLSAGKDVAKAITLSDADIARLSRESVEWMDAHNPVADDSTSYGARLKRLTENITEVDGLPLNFKVYLVVDVNAFACGDGSIRVFAALMDLMDDDELMAIIGHEIGHVVHADTKHAMKNAYLASAARNAAGAAEGSTLAKLSDSQLGEVVTAFTDAQFSQKQEYAADEYGFEFAVKHGFSPYGMANSLNKLVELSKGAKASTVQKMFSSHPDSEKRAAVMKEKANAYTAAQQ from the coding sequence ATGAAGAAATTGATGCTTTTATGCGCCGCTGTACTTCTGTCAGCGGCCTTTCCCGCGGAGAGCTCCGCGCAACTCAAAATCGGAGGTAAGAAACTCAATACCGGAAAGCTCCTCAGCGCCGGCAAGGACGTCGCCAAGGCCATCACGCTCAGCGATGCCGACATCGCCCGCCTGAGCCGCGAATCGGTCGAGTGGATGGATGCCCACAACCCCGTGGCAGACGACTCGACCAGCTACGGCGCACGCCTCAAACGGCTTACCGAAAACATCACCGAGGTCGATGGCCTGCCGCTCAACTTCAAGGTCTACCTCGTGGTCGATGTCAACGCCTTCGCCTGCGGCGACGGTTCGATACGCGTTTTCGCGGCCCTGATGGACCTGATGGACGACGACGAACTGATGGCGATCATCGGTCACGAGATCGGCCATGTGGTACATGCCGACACGAAACACGCGATGAAGAACGCCTACCTCGCCTCCGCAGCGCGCAACGCCGCCGGAGCCGCCGAGGGCAGCACGCTGGCCAAGCTCAGCGATTCGCAGTTGGGCGAGGTCGTAACGGCCTTCACCGATGCGCAGTTCTCGCAGAAGCAGGAGTATGCCGCCGACGAATACGGCTTCGAGTTCGCCGTCAAGCACGGCTTCAGCCCTTATGGCATGGCCAACTCGCTGAATAAGCTGGTCGAGTTGTCGAAAGGCGCCAAAGCCTCCACGGTGCAGAAGATGTTCTCCTCGCACCCCGACAGCGAGAAGCGCGCAGCCGTCATGAAGGAGAAAGCCAACGCCTACACCGCCGCACAGCAGTAA
- a CDS encoding alkaline phosphatase family protein, which translates to MKRPLLLFLLLALTGCAASRHAGSYPASAAPGEKQYAVILSMDAFRWDLADRSHTPTLDSLARVGTYAEVFPVYPSNTFPSHYSMATGLHPDHHGVVNNAFFDKMQGRRLSVFDAEDVKIPGFWGGEPIWNTVERQGLTANIFMWPGSDVPVNGRQATVWTRYSSKPSYYERADWVIDAMTRPEAEIPDLVMWYFEQPDAAMHTYGPESPEAVAQAERIDSVLRYFFREIRRSPVFDRINFIVTADHGMAELSPERYLNLYGLLDSAQVVRTVPGTPFGIEVRREYVPEALRRLRATGHIEAWERDKMPRRFRYGQHPSRLTNLVLIPETGWTLDYSPADRPVGKRGNHGFDNADRDMHMVFYGSGPAFREGFRQQSFQNQNIYLILCRLLSVEPAPNDGDWRDVKRMFREK; encoded by the coding sequence ATGAAACGACCGCTCCTTCTTTTCCTGCTCCTCGCCCTTACGGGTTGCGCCGCCTCCCGCCATGCGGGCAGCTACCCTGCTTCCGCAGCCCCCGGGGAGAAGCAATATGCCGTCATCCTCTCGATGGACGCTTTCCGCTGGGACCTCGCGGACCGCAGCCATACCCCGACGCTCGATTCGCTGGCGCGGGTCGGCACCTATGCCGAGGTCTTTCCGGTCTACCCGTCGAACACCTTCCCGAGCCACTACTCCATGGCCACGGGGCTTCATCCCGACCACCACGGCGTGGTCAACAACGCCTTTTTCGACAAGATGCAGGGCCGCAGGCTCTCGGTCTTCGATGCCGAAGATGTCAAAATCCCGGGATTCTGGGGCGGCGAACCGATCTGGAACACCGTCGAACGGCAGGGACTCACGGCCAACATCTTCATGTGGCCCGGCAGCGACGTTCCCGTGAACGGACGTCAGGCGACGGTCTGGACCCGCTATTCGTCGAAGCCCTCCTACTACGAGCGTGCCGACTGGGTGATCGACGCCATGACGCGTCCCGAAGCCGAGATACCGGATTTGGTGATGTGGTACTTCGAACAGCCCGACGCCGCGATGCACACCTACGGTCCCGAATCGCCCGAAGCCGTGGCGCAGGCCGAGCGCATCGACTCCGTGCTGCGCTACTTCTTCCGCGAAATCCGCCGTTCGCCGGTCTTCGACCGCATCAACTTCATCGTCACCGCCGACCACGGCATGGCCGAACTCTCGCCCGAACGTTACCTGAACCTCTACGGCCTGCTCGACTCCGCGCAGGTCGTCCGCACCGTCCCGGGAACTCCGTTCGGCATCGAGGTCCGCAGGGAATATGTTCCCGAGGCGCTTCGCCGACTGCGCGCCACGGGGCACATCGAGGCATGGGAACGGGATAAGATGCCCCGCCGCTTCCGCTACGGCCAGCATCCGTCGCGTCTCACGAATCTGGTGCTGATCCCCGAGACCGGCTGGACGCTCGACTACTCGCCCGCAGACCGTCCGGTGGGCAAACGCGGCAACCACGGCTTCGACAATGCCGACCGCGACATGCACATGGTCTTCTACGGCTCGGGCCCCGCGTTCCGCGAAGGATTCCGCCAGCAGTCGTTCCAGAACCAGAACATCTACCTCATCCTCTGCCGCTTGCTGAGCGTCGAACCTGCCCCCAACGACGGCGACTGGCGGGATGTGAAACGGATGTTCCGCGAAAAATAG